In Rhea pennata isolate bPtePen1 chromosome 20, bPtePen1.pri, whole genome shotgun sequence, a single window of DNA contains:
- the SRSF1 gene encoding serine/arginine-rich splicing factor 1, whose protein sequence is MSGGGVIRGPAGNNDCRIYVGNLPPDIRTKDIEDVFYKYGAIRDIDLKNRRGGPPFAFVEFEDPRDAEDAVYGRDGYDYDGYRLRVEFPRSGRGTGRGGGGGGGGGAPRGRYGPPSRRSEYRVIVSGLPPSGSWQDLKDHMREAGDVCYADVFRDGTGVVEFVRKEDMTYAVRKLDNTKFRSHEGETAYIRVKVDGPRSPSYGRSRSRSRSRSRSRSRSNSRSRSYSPRRSRGSPRYSPRHSRSRSRT, encoded by the exons ATGTCCGGAGGGGGCGTGATCCGCGGCCCAGCCGGCAACAACGACTGCCGCATCTACGTGGGGAACCTGCCCCCCGACATCCGCACCAAGGACATCGAGGACGTGTTCTACAAGTACGGCGCCATCCGCGACATCGACCTCAAGAAccgccgcggcgggccgccCTTCGCCTTCGTGGAGTTCGAGGACCCCAG GGACGCGGAGGACGCCGTCTACGGGCGGGACGGCTACGATTACGATGGGTATCGCCTCCGCGTGGAGTTCCCTCGGAGCGGCCGGGGCACCggcagaggcggcggcggcggcggagggggtGGCGCCCCCCGGGGCAGGTATGGCCCCCCGTCTCGGCGCTCGGAGTACAGAGTAATCGTCTCAG GGCTGCCTCCAAGTGGAAGTTGGCAGGATTTAAAGGATCACATGCGTGAAGCAGGTGATGTATGTTATGCTGATGTTTTCCGAGATGGCACTGGTGTCGTGGAGTTTGTACGGAAGGAAGATATGACCTACGCTGTGCGAAAACTGGATAACACTAAATTTAGATCTCATGAG GGAGAAACTGCCTACATCCGTGTTAAAGTTGATGGCCCAAGAAGTCCAAGCTATGGAAGATCTCGGTCACGCAGCCGTAGTCGTAGCAGGAGCCGTAGTCGAAGCAACAGCAGAAGCCGCAGTTATTCCCCAAGAAGAAGCAGAGGATCTCCACGCTACTCTCCCCGTCACAGCAGATCCCGTTCTCGTACATAA
- the DYNLL2 gene encoding dynein light chain 2, cytoplasmic isoform X1: MFCFRVTMSDRKAVIKNADMSEDMQQDAVDCATQAMEKYNIEKDIAAYIKKEFDKKYNPTWHCIVGRNFGSYVTHETKHFIYFYLGQVAILLFKSG; this comes from the exons ATGTTTTGCTTTAGGGTCACAATGTCTGACAGAAAGGCTGTGATCAAGAATGCGGACATGTCCGAGGACATGCAGCAGGATGCTGTAGACTGTGCTACACAGGCAATGGAGAAGTACAACATAGAAAAGGACATTGCAGCATACATAAAGAAG gAATTTGACAAGAAATACAACCCAACTTGGCACTGCATTGTTGGCAGAAACTTTGGCAGCTATGTAACACACGAGACAAAGCACTTCATCTATTTTTACTTGGGTCAGGTTGCAATTCTTCTCTTCAAGTCTGGATAG
- the DYNLL2 gene encoding dynein light chain 2, cytoplasmic isoform X2, with protein MSDRKAVIKNADMSEDMQQDAVDCATQAMEKYNIEKDIAAYIKKEFDKKYNPTWHCIVGRNFGSYVTHETKHFIYFYLGQVAILLFKSG; from the exons ATGTCTGACAGAAAGGCTGTGATCAAGAATGCGGACATGTCCGAGGACATGCAGCAGGATGCTGTAGACTGTGCTACACAGGCAATGGAGAAGTACAACATAGAAAAGGACATTGCAGCATACATAAAGAAG gAATTTGACAAGAAATACAACCCAACTTGGCACTGCATTGTTGGCAGAAACTTTGGCAGCTATGTAACACACGAGACAAAGCACTTCATCTATTTTTACTTGGGTCAGGTTGCAATTCTTCTCTTCAAGTCTGGATAG